From Apium graveolens cultivar Ventura chromosome 9, ASM990537v1, whole genome shotgun sequence, the proteins below share one genomic window:
- the LOC141683338 gene encoding uncharacterized protein LOC141683338 isoform X1, with protein sequence MERMAGLLFSKGKRVEVSLEKVQNCEVWFPAVVEEETGSDSFLVEYQCLGKIGVPESVRVKVDLLHIRPSPPQFVKNYDLLEKVDAYIDFGWWSGVITKELPDSKYLIFFKQAKKQRTVSQSEIRPHMEWKEGNWFSASQDLLTSPEYQGPAKTAMVLSSGLDKLQENSAKRTENFFNSLDIRNEWLSPSNIEPSTVMTSQRKKAKLLCPNEDEQTIMMKQASVSDVPHLSTVSLNSSPKRTPGEEIHIDCASLTDGGFRTNNSEQAMGDQLLDKFSLTTQRKRARSKVKRYKSVKQKSTQYSLRRNAGRPQKSAASETRALTGDKIVGELDNHTPEPLVKNNETLPIAQLSDKRTSDEKLDVICIKENIVGGESVTEVPVTHDVDSEAKEDRQSYKLPPTPPEEMVKPSVDEEQQLNEIAVNVTKEDDQLKGHKESIGKRKRGRRPRKLLKSLEVSQENVDKKLAENPEVSQQKEGNKLEKSPEISRRNGGVAPADMDLEVVLPVVVGLKAAELHGSVCNKEKPGVDKMILNGSADPKNKLSWKIKVHHVGKVKLQSRNVQASVEHHEKALSEREPRRSTRINLKSPNQDPKDARVGSAKANAKNRLVKKAETSLTFNITDDQPLSMWMGSPKAANATCPSRGMIMEPSIANRIPEDNVMLSPKSNDESLPFVKSSSLWKTIESMEVFLQLPQRPHFQSLGSRKESSREGLAIALMVDFAGVVEKTSTLQFNDPRSTIEDNLETLLELEKNGFDVKVIQDRLLSLLLIKDKQEELQGNAKETADQIKEKNHDKVKIDEKIEEIDNQIRVLQEERALILSTQEEKDLNIASLEATLDDMSSIIKNANLEFEALVAAPWQVDEHKCK encoded by the exons ATG GAGAGAATGGCAGGGTTGCTATTTAGCAAAGGAAAAAGGGTAGAAGTATCACTTGAAAAAGTACAGAATTGTGAAGTTTGGTTTCCGGCGGTTGTAGAAGAAGAGACAGGGAGTGACAGTTTCCTGGTAGAGTATCAATGCCTTGGGAAAATTGGTGTACCTGAGTCTGTAAGAGTGAAAGTTGATTTGCTTCATATTCGACCTTCACCGCCTCAGTTTGTTAAAAATTATGATCTGTTAGAAAAGGTGGATGCTTATATAGATTTTGGGTGGTGGAGTGGAGTGATAACTAAAGAACTTCCTGATAGCAAGTATCTTATCTTCTTCAAGCAAGCAAAGAAACAGAGGACAGTTAGTCAGTCAGAAATAAGACCGCACATGGAATGGAAAGAGGGAAACTGGTTTAGTGCATCGCAG GATCTCTTAACATCACCAGAATATCAAGGACCGGCGAAGACTGCGATGGTTTTATCAAGTGGCCTGGACAAACTCCAGGAAAATTCTGCAAAGAGAACAGAAAATTTCTTCAACTCACTAGACATTCGAAATGAGTGGTTGTCTCCTTCCAATATTGAACCATCTACGGTGATGACATCACAGAGGAAAAAAGCAAAGCTGCTCTGTCCAAATGAAGATGAGCAGACTATAATGATGAAACAGGCAAGCGTGTCCGATGTTCCACACCTGTCAACGGTTTCTTTGAATTCATCTCCAAAACGTACCCCCGGTGAAGAAATACATATTGATTGTGCCAGCTTAACTGATGGGGGATTTAGAACCAACAACTCAGAACAAGCCATGGGTGACCAGCTATTGGATAAATTCTCTCTAACAACTCAAAGAAAGAGAGCT AGGAGTAAAGTTAAACGTTATAAATCTGTTAAACAAAAAAGCACTCAATATTCTCTGAGAAGAAATGCTGGAAGGCCACAAAAATCAGCAGCAAGTGAGACACGAGCTTTGACAGGAG ATAAAATAGTTGGTGAACTAGACAATCACACCCCCGAACCATTAGTGAAGAACAACGAAACGCTGCCAATAGCTCAATTGAGTGACAAAAGAACATCAG ATGAAAAGCTTGATGTTATATGTATCAAAGAAAACATTGTTGGGGGTGAGAGTGTTACAGAAGTTCCTGTGACCCATGATGTGGATTCTGAAGCAAAAGAAGACAGACAATCTTACAAACTTCCTCCGACCCCCCCTGAAGAAATGGTAAAGCCTTCAGTGGACGAGGAGCAGCAACTTAATGAAATAGCAGTGAATGTGACCAAG GAGGATGATCAACTAAAAGGGCACAAAGAAAGTattggaaaaagaaaaaggggaAGGCGGCCCAGGAAGTTGTTAAAAAGTCTTGAAGTTAGTCAGGAGAATGTAGACAAAAAGTTGGCAGAAAACCCTGAAGTTAGTCAGCAGAAAGAAGGCAATAAGTTGGAAAAAAGCCCTGAAATTAGTCGACGGAATGGGGGTGTTGCTCCTGCAGACATGGATTTGGAAGTTGTGTTGCCTGTAGTGGTCGGACTGAAAGCAGCTGAGCTGCATGGTTCTGTATGTAACAAGGAAAAGCCCGGTGTTGATAAAATGATCTTAAACGGTTCAGCAGATCCCAAAAATAAATTAAGCTGGAAGATAAAAGTCCATCATGTGGGAAAAGTTAAATTGCAAAGCAGAAATGTGCAAGCTTCAGTTGAACATCATGAAAAGGCTTTATCAGAGAGAGAACCACGACGATCTACTCGCATAAATTTAAAATCTCCAAATCAAG ATCCCAAAGACGCGAGGGTGGGATCTGCAAAAGCTAATGCAAAGAATAGATTGGTGAAAAAAGCAGAAACGTCATTGACCTTTAATATTACTGATGATCAACCTCTTTCAATGTGGATGGGATCTCCAAAAGCTGCTAATGCTACAT GCCCCTCACGGGGGATGATTATGGAGCCAAGTATTGCAAATAGGATCCCCGAAGATAATGTTATGCTATCCCCTAAATCTAATGATGAGAGTCTACCTTTTGTAAAGAGCAGCTCACTCTGGAAAACCATTGAGTCTATGGAAGTCTTCCTCCAGCTGCCACAGAGACCACATTTTCAATCTTTAGGCTCCAGAAAGGAGAGTTCCCGTGAAGGATTGGCCATAGCATTAATGGTCGACTTTGCTGGTGTAGTTGAGAAGACATCCACCTTGCAGTTTAATGACCCGAGAAGCACCATAGAGGACAATCTGGAAACCCTATTAGAATTGGAAAAAAATGGATTTGATGTCAAGGTAATACAGGATCGTTTGTTAAGTTTGTTATTAATTAAGGATAAGCAGGAAGAGCTTCAGGGCAATGCAAAGGAAACTGCAGATCAGATTAAGGAGAAAAACCATGACAAGGTTAAAATTGATGAGAAGATTGAAGAGATAGATAATCAGATACGCGTATTACAAGAAGAACGCGCCTTGATTTTGTCGACCCAGGAGGAAAAGGATTTAAATATAGCTTCTTTGGAAGCTACACTTGATGATATGAGTAGTATCATCAAGAATGCGAACCTTGAGTTTGAAGCCTTAGTAGCTGCCCCTTGGCAAGTGGATGAACATAAGTGCAAGTGA
- the LOC141683338 gene encoding uncharacterized protein LOC141683338 isoform X2, translated as MAGLLFSKGKRVEVSLEKVQNCEVWFPAVVEEETGSDSFLVEYQCLGKIGVPESVRVKVDLLHIRPSPPQFVKNYDLLEKVDAYIDFGWWSGVITKELPDSKYLIFFKQAKKQRTVSQSEIRPHMEWKEGNWFSASQDLLTSPEYQGPAKTAMVLSSGLDKLQENSAKRTENFFNSLDIRNEWLSPSNIEPSTVMTSQRKKAKLLCPNEDEQTIMMKQASVSDVPHLSTVSLNSSPKRTPGEEIHIDCASLTDGGFRTNNSEQAMGDQLLDKFSLTTQRKRARSKVKRYKSVKQKSTQYSLRRNAGRPQKSAASETRALTGDKIVGELDNHTPEPLVKNNETLPIAQLSDKRTSDEKLDVICIKENIVGGESVTEVPVTHDVDSEAKEDRQSYKLPPTPPEEMVKPSVDEEQQLNEIAVNVTKEDDQLKGHKESIGKRKRGRRPRKLLKSLEVSQENVDKKLAENPEVSQQKEGNKLEKSPEISRRNGGVAPADMDLEVVLPVVVGLKAAELHGSVCNKEKPGVDKMILNGSADPKNKLSWKIKVHHVGKVKLQSRNVQASVEHHEKALSEREPRRSTRINLKSPNQDPKDARVGSAKANAKNRLVKKAETSLTFNITDDQPLSMWMGSPKAANATCPSRGMIMEPSIANRIPEDNVMLSPKSNDESLPFVKSSSLWKTIESMEVFLQLPQRPHFQSLGSRKESSREGLAIALMVDFAGVVEKTSTLQFNDPRSTIEDNLETLLELEKNGFDVKVIQDRLLSLLLIKDKQEELQGNAKETADQIKEKNHDKVKIDEKIEEIDNQIRVLQEERALILSTQEEKDLNIASLEATLDDMSSIIKNANLEFEALVAAPWQVDEHKCK; from the exons ATGGCAGGGTTGCTATTTAGCAAAGGAAAAAGGGTAGAAGTATCACTTGAAAAAGTACAGAATTGTGAAGTTTGGTTTCCGGCGGTTGTAGAAGAAGAGACAGGGAGTGACAGTTTCCTGGTAGAGTATCAATGCCTTGGGAAAATTGGTGTACCTGAGTCTGTAAGAGTGAAAGTTGATTTGCTTCATATTCGACCTTCACCGCCTCAGTTTGTTAAAAATTATGATCTGTTAGAAAAGGTGGATGCTTATATAGATTTTGGGTGGTGGAGTGGAGTGATAACTAAAGAACTTCCTGATAGCAAGTATCTTATCTTCTTCAAGCAAGCAAAGAAACAGAGGACAGTTAGTCAGTCAGAAATAAGACCGCACATGGAATGGAAAGAGGGAAACTGGTTTAGTGCATCGCAG GATCTCTTAACATCACCAGAATATCAAGGACCGGCGAAGACTGCGATGGTTTTATCAAGTGGCCTGGACAAACTCCAGGAAAATTCTGCAAAGAGAACAGAAAATTTCTTCAACTCACTAGACATTCGAAATGAGTGGTTGTCTCCTTCCAATATTGAACCATCTACGGTGATGACATCACAGAGGAAAAAAGCAAAGCTGCTCTGTCCAAATGAAGATGAGCAGACTATAATGATGAAACAGGCAAGCGTGTCCGATGTTCCACACCTGTCAACGGTTTCTTTGAATTCATCTCCAAAACGTACCCCCGGTGAAGAAATACATATTGATTGTGCCAGCTTAACTGATGGGGGATTTAGAACCAACAACTCAGAACAAGCCATGGGTGACCAGCTATTGGATAAATTCTCTCTAACAACTCAAAGAAAGAGAGCT AGGAGTAAAGTTAAACGTTATAAATCTGTTAAACAAAAAAGCACTCAATATTCTCTGAGAAGAAATGCTGGAAGGCCACAAAAATCAGCAGCAAGTGAGACACGAGCTTTGACAGGAG ATAAAATAGTTGGTGAACTAGACAATCACACCCCCGAACCATTAGTGAAGAACAACGAAACGCTGCCAATAGCTCAATTGAGTGACAAAAGAACATCAG ATGAAAAGCTTGATGTTATATGTATCAAAGAAAACATTGTTGGGGGTGAGAGTGTTACAGAAGTTCCTGTGACCCATGATGTGGATTCTGAAGCAAAAGAAGACAGACAATCTTACAAACTTCCTCCGACCCCCCCTGAAGAAATGGTAAAGCCTTCAGTGGACGAGGAGCAGCAACTTAATGAAATAGCAGTGAATGTGACCAAG GAGGATGATCAACTAAAAGGGCACAAAGAAAGTattggaaaaagaaaaaggggaAGGCGGCCCAGGAAGTTGTTAAAAAGTCTTGAAGTTAGTCAGGAGAATGTAGACAAAAAGTTGGCAGAAAACCCTGAAGTTAGTCAGCAGAAAGAAGGCAATAAGTTGGAAAAAAGCCCTGAAATTAGTCGACGGAATGGGGGTGTTGCTCCTGCAGACATGGATTTGGAAGTTGTGTTGCCTGTAGTGGTCGGACTGAAAGCAGCTGAGCTGCATGGTTCTGTATGTAACAAGGAAAAGCCCGGTGTTGATAAAATGATCTTAAACGGTTCAGCAGATCCCAAAAATAAATTAAGCTGGAAGATAAAAGTCCATCATGTGGGAAAAGTTAAATTGCAAAGCAGAAATGTGCAAGCTTCAGTTGAACATCATGAAAAGGCTTTATCAGAGAGAGAACCACGACGATCTACTCGCATAAATTTAAAATCTCCAAATCAAG ATCCCAAAGACGCGAGGGTGGGATCTGCAAAAGCTAATGCAAAGAATAGATTGGTGAAAAAAGCAGAAACGTCATTGACCTTTAATATTACTGATGATCAACCTCTTTCAATGTGGATGGGATCTCCAAAAGCTGCTAATGCTACAT GCCCCTCACGGGGGATGATTATGGAGCCAAGTATTGCAAATAGGATCCCCGAAGATAATGTTATGCTATCCCCTAAATCTAATGATGAGAGTCTACCTTTTGTAAAGAGCAGCTCACTCTGGAAAACCATTGAGTCTATGGAAGTCTTCCTCCAGCTGCCACAGAGACCACATTTTCAATCTTTAGGCTCCAGAAAGGAGAGTTCCCGTGAAGGATTGGCCATAGCATTAATGGTCGACTTTGCTGGTGTAGTTGAGAAGACATCCACCTTGCAGTTTAATGACCCGAGAAGCACCATAGAGGACAATCTGGAAACCCTATTAGAATTGGAAAAAAATGGATTTGATGTCAAGGTAATACAGGATCGTTTGTTAAGTTTGTTATTAATTAAGGATAAGCAGGAAGAGCTTCAGGGCAATGCAAAGGAAACTGCAGATCAGATTAAGGAGAAAAACCATGACAAGGTTAAAATTGATGAGAAGATTGAAGAGATAGATAATCAGATACGCGTATTACAAGAAGAACGCGCCTTGATTTTGTCGACCCAGGAGGAAAAGGATTTAAATATAGCTTCTTTGGAAGCTACACTTGATGATATGAGTAGTATCATCAAGAATGCGAACCTTGAGTTTGAAGCCTTAGTAGCTGCCCCTTGGCAAGTGGATGAACATAAGTGCAAGTGA